The genomic interval ATGTCTATGCCGATGAGCGCGGGTTCTTCCTCGAGACCTACTCCGAGCGCAAATACCGCGACGCCGGCATCCCCGGGCCGTTTGTCCAAGACAACCACTCGCGCTCGTGCCGCGGCACTCTGCGCGGCCTCCACTTCCAGCGCCCCAATCCCCAGGGCAAGCT from Candidatus Aminicenantes bacterium carries:
- a CDS encoding dTDP-4-dehydrorhamnose 3,5-epimerase family protein is translated as MFASAPGLPDVKIITPDVYADERGFFLETYSERKYRDAGIPGPFVQDNHSRSCRGTLRGLHFQRPNPQGKL